GGAGGCCTCCCTGATCTTCATCACAATAAACAATTGTATTATTGGCGCTATTGCTCATTTTTCCGCCTACCTGATCTAGGTTGAAGACCAATTTAATATCCATAACACGGGAATTTCCCTGATAGGCAACGGTGTTGGCATAGTGATAGCTGCCTTTTAAACTTTGTTCTTCTCCTGAAAAATGGATAAACTTGATGGAATATTCTGTAGGAACCGTTCTAAGAATTCTTGCTGCTTCTAACATGATAGTCGTTCCACTACCATTATCATTGACCCCTGGGCCATTTATGGTGTCAAAATGCCCACAGATAATCACATACTTGTTGGGATAAACCGTACCTGTTTTAGTAATAACAAGGTTCTTGGAGCTAACCCCTGAAAAGCTAAATGGATCCTCTGCAATTTGATCAGCAGTGTATCCATAAGAAAGATATTTGTTTTTTAGCCAATTCAAAGCATTGGCATTTTCCTGAGAACCGGTTGTTTTTACTCCAAAACCGGCAAATTGCTGCAGATTGGTGATGATATCCGTTTGAGAAACAGCATCAGCTCTGTCTTTATAAGCTTGAATAAAAGTCTGTGCATTAATGCTTTGTGCTATCATAGAGGTTAATAAGAAAGCAGCGATTTTTGTCATTATTGATTATATTTCAGAATTGCTAATATAATAATTAATAGACAAATAAAGTAAATACTTTAAATAGAAAATGAGGTTTTAATTGTTTTATCAATAAATATATAAGTTGTTATGTTGTTTATTAATATGTTATTTTAAAATTTATTAATTAACGGAGATTTATTAATTTTTTACATATTATTGGCTTTCTGAATGATGTTTTTACTTTAAAACAATTCCCAGATGATATCGAAGGTTTAGGAAATAAAAAATCCCGGGCAAAACCCGGGACTTATATTGATAACAAATACTATTCTACATTATTTTACTTGATCTACAACAGCTTTGAAAGCTTCAGGGTGATTCATTGCTAAATCTGCTAAAACTTTTCTGTTAAGTTCGATGTTGTTCTTTTTAAGAGCTCCCATAAATTGAGAGTAAGACATTCCGTGCTCTCTAGTTCCCGCGTTGATACGAGTGATCCAAAGTGATCTGAAATTTCTCTTCTTCTCTTTTCTACCACGGTAAGCATATTGCATTGCTTTTTCTACCGCGTTTTTAGCTACAGTCCAAACGTTCTTTCTTCTACCGAAAAAACCTTTAGCTTGCTTAAAAATTTTCTTTCTGCGAGCTCTTGAAGCTACGGCATTTACTGATCTTGGCATAATTTAAATTGTTTTTTTTGAAAAGGGCGGTAACTGTTGTTACTCTTTATTAGCACCGTTTCAGGGTTAAATTGTTGAATTTGTTTTGAATTCTTATAAACCGAATATAGATTTATAAAAACTACTTAATTGCTAATTGACGTTGAACGCTTTTTTCGTCCACTTTAGCTACGTAAGAAGTAGTAGTAAGATTTCTCTTCTGCTTAGTTTCTTTCTTAGTTAAGATGTGGCTTTTGTAAGCATTTTTTCTTTTGATCTTACCAGAACCAGTAAGAGCAAAACGCTTTTTAGCACCTGATTTCGTTTTTAATTTTGGCATTGTTTTGCTTTTTTATTGTTTTTGTTATCAATATCTGTTTTGGTTACCCCTAAGGACATTAGGAATAATAGTGTGCAAAGATACAAAAAAAATCAATTCAAACTTCCATAATCTTCGATTTTATCATGTCTGTATAAAAACTGTCTCTGTAAACAAGCAGCTATTGTTTTTGATTATTTTAAGAATATTCATTAAATCTTACCGGTTTTATTAGTGCTTTCCATTCATTATTACTTTCCGAATAATTTTTAGTATAATATTATAATCTATTCATAATAAGTCTATTAGATGATTTTTTACTTTCTCTGGATTGAGGGCTGAGTCTTTAAGTAGAAAAGCCACATCTTACACAATGTGGCTTTGAAATAGTATATAATGTAAAGATTATGATTTGAAGAATGCCAAAAGATCTTTATTGATTGTTTCAGCTTCTGTAGTGGGCATTCCATGTGGAAAACCGGGATAAGAAATTAGTTTACCGTTTTTAAGTAGAGTAGCAGCCACTTTACCTGTTGTTTCAAAAGGAACAATTTGATCATCTTCACCATGCATCACCAATACGGGTACATCCACACTTTTAAGGTCTTCTGTGAAATCTGTTTCAGAAAAAGCTTTTACGCAATCATAATGAGCCTTAATGGAACCGTTCATGCCTTGTCTCCACCAGTTTCTTTGAACCCCTTCAGAAACATTGGCTCCCTCTCTATTGTACCCATAAAAAGGAAATGTGATATCAATAAAGAATTGTGACCTGTGCTTTGCAGTATTATTTCGGATATCATCAAAAACTGAAATTGGGACTCCATTTGGATTATT
This genomic interval from Chryseobacterium joostei contains the following:
- a CDS encoding M28 family peptidase, which encodes MTKIAAFLLTSMIAQSINAQTFIQAYKDRADAVSQTDIITNLQQFAGFGVKTTGSQENANALNWLKNKYLSYGYTADQIAEDPFSFSGVSSKNLVITKTGTVYPNKYVIICGHFDTINGPGVNDNGSGTTIMLEAARILRTVPTEYSIKFIHFSGEEQSLKGSYHYANTVAYQGNSRVMDIKLVFNLDQVGGKMSNSANNTIVYCDEDQGGLQSNNAASVAVTQQLRNCTALYSPLQTEVDPAADTDYIPFEQKGEVITGFFERIRSNLPHTANDTFANTDPVYIYNIGKASVGALQHFAVATGTLGTHEVISKNSLESVNIYPNPVKNVINIEFPNSKVKNFSFEITDFQGRSLFKASNETKIDVSSLENGAYVGILKAGDQTVVRKVLVAK
- the rplT gene encoding 50S ribosomal protein L20, with translation MPRSVNAVASRARRKKIFKQAKGFFGRRKNVWTVAKNAVEKAMQYAYRGRKEKKRNFRSLWITRINAGTREHGMSYSQFMGALKKNNIELNRKVLADLAMNHPEAFKAVVDQVK
- the rpmI gene encoding 50S ribosomal protein L35, which translates into the protein MPKLKTKSGAKKRFALTGSGKIKRKNAYKSHILTKKETKQKRNLTTTSYVAKVDEKSVQRQLAIK
- a CDS encoding alpha/beta fold hydrolase, whose product is MSTLTLKDGTEIYYKDWGKGQTLFFHHGWPLSSDDWDAQLFFFLEQGYRVIAHDRRGHGRSEQTPYGHNMDTYASDVAEIVEALDLKDVIHVGHSTGGGEVIRYVAKHGNGRVAKAVLVSAVTPIMVQNENNPNGVPISVFDDIRNNTAKHRSQFFIDITFPFYGYNREGANVSEGVQRNWWRQGMNGSIKAHYDCVKAFSETDFTEDLKSVDVPVLVMHGEDDQIVPFETTGKVAATLLKNGKLISYPGFPHGMPTTEAETINKDLLAFFKS